One window of the Ideonella sp. WA131b genome contains the following:
- a CDS encoding type II toxin-antitoxin system VapC family toxin → MIAVDSNILIDFIGNDPGAADAADQALRRALASGPVVACEVVLAEVVAGLGNGSAVMDALEELGVDFSPLEQRSAVRAGEMQRRYLERRRAAAAGADSRRVVADFLVGAHALLQCHGLITRDAGFFRDYFKGLKLIVPQA, encoded by the coding sequence ATGATCGCCGTCGACAGCAACATCCTGATCGACTTCATCGGCAACGACCCCGGCGCTGCCGATGCCGCCGACCAGGCCCTGCGCCGCGCGCTGGCCAGCGGCCCGGTGGTGGCCTGCGAGGTCGTGCTGGCCGAGGTCGTGGCAGGCCTGGGCAACGGCTCGGCGGTGATGGACGCGCTCGAGGAACTCGGCGTGGACTTCTCGCCGCTGGAGCAACGCTCGGCCGTGCGCGCGGGTGAGATGCAGCGCCGCTATCTCGAACGTCGGCGCGCCGCGGCGGCGGGCGCCGATTCGCGCCGCGTCGTGGCTGATTTCCTCGTGGGCGCCCACGCGCTGCTGCAGTGCCACGGCCTGATCACGCGCGACGCCGGTTTCTTCCGCGACTACTTCAAGGGCCTGAAGCTCATCGTGCCCCAAGCATGA